From a single Gimesia fumaroli genomic region:
- a CDS encoding transposase has protein sequence MYMTLVWWPKRKRVSTKTASRTERPVVLTDKQWSLVANLFPWTPPSQKGGRPKAHPRDCLEGILWILVTGARWKDLPKEYPSKATCHRRFQQWTIEGRLLSAWQIILERMDDAGQIDFSETFADGTFASAKKGGEELARLVVAKALKS, from the coding sequence ATGTATATGACGCTGGTCTGGTGGCCCAAACGAAAACGGGTTTCCACAAAAACAGCGTCCAGGACGGAACGCCCGGTCGTTTTGACCGATAAACAATGGTCTTTAGTCGCAAATTTGTTTCCCTGGACTCCCCCTTCCCAAAAAGGAGGACGTCCCAAGGCCCACCCGCGAGATTGCTTGGAAGGCATTCTCTGGATTTTGGTGACAGGAGCGCGCTGGAAAGATTTACCAAAAGAGTATCCCTCTAAAGCGACATGCCATCGACGTTTCCAGCAATGGACGATCGAAGGACGGCTCTTGTCTGCCTGGCAAATCATCTTAGAACGAATGGATGATGCCGGCCAAATTGATTTCTCTGAAACCTTTGCTGATGGCACGTTTGCCTCGGCAAAAAAGGGGGGAGAAGAGTTGGCCCGACTCGTCGTGGCAAAGGCACTAAAATCATGA
- a CDS encoding serine/threonine-protein kinase — MSNPESDPSENSEREPEPTRENVNPQSIEGLFLIALEKKTPAERIQFLDETCGDNLEQRRRVEALLMAYDDAGSFLEKSPLGPVDTTSYPLDFLTPSDDPDLLGTLGEYQIQKVIGQGGMGIVFRALDPKLNRIVAIKVMSPLLAVNPNARKRFLREAQAAAAVSHPHIVTIHAVDEAQLPYLVMEFVVGQSLQEKLDKVGSLKVTEILRIGSQIAEGLAAAHKQGLIHRDIKPANILLENGVERVKITDFGLARAVDDVTITKTGEVSGTPQYMSPEQASGDHVDQRSDLFSLGAVMYAMCTGRSPFRASNLVAVVRRVCDDTPRPIQDVNEEIPDWLVEIIDCLLEKRPENRLQTAHEVAELLGAHLAHVQQPGAVPPMERKPSKPLRQQTEVPQKAALPVAKREVEVPSAMETDPRVFMPVGHAVLFLGGMIAFSEAHAPFSFLISAASSVFLGILIALVVYEAERRQAIPFMSLRMSDALSLPAAFAGGTLLLQMLFYLGVIPDFPRALLYILYTIGFTIYFVGGLRKRYPKSMEPVFKSTSPASPLPAETVAVENQPVESKGSATSVMLEQGSTPAVYIIAIVIALVLGIATGFQLISPSTPESSMTYEVMNKIVKFTLTLVFILTIASIVYWNRADKKPLPFITWFLSMLAMFMTLGVSFVTTAVIRAAPFGTKFTSLHGSILAASVLAILAVAGFAIRGHWLHIASKGPDYVTAVKEKDARTLTGTGIGIWGLMVFFYWMFTTGFFQPAFLANDDWQFLPILIFSLVGGLFVTAGFLMERSLKQDGNAPASSTRGTVSRGNSRGSGLDRSVAWTGSVLLLLPLFIWMYGTATGNHFAANVPEMTLVSSLFFIPIGFLLIVCGLQNLVKPGSKTAKLVDGLFLLACVFAGPVGILLYIARYIKRRDALAEEKSEQMPVAPSDDLFVQENRRSNKRVVLGVVLGIGLLMSMVLFTQIWVHLNRDEQLWAKIWGLRLAVISGMVVAAYFIKRKAASAAMNNPWNIMGWVTAVLAGLFTLSMLMQVIEKNIPAANKKQRVYEIDGQQPMETIVSQETGEKREVYGSRVLVQKNQLNQQASEAGKENLGAILLEGQEPGWRVGIFPVDPMQVRPADGVFGFADRFLTVDPLLVEVPAGMYRIRISCENAGWEVDDGNPKYDLAEVDVKPGAIVVPVRVARDYSRLAEAHPDWSQGGLFKFRWLDSKLGGLQVFTLTASQAKVVQELFNAYAADQPDVYEKVLMLVVPAGEGGDSNQTLKDVFNDGQHPAWNKLIVRGKDTGTFRLAKPLTMRLANSNPFGDGFPGDTNQQAKKRAAGGALIFSTEEGLRVDVKLSDASKETAAKAWMMKKNMAGKSIFEMSSGNYVIEVVSNAAGWQIDRQPAHYVDSQVTVKPGEVIQKTIRHNFQKLAEQHPDWSKGDRFQFLWPEPKEGGRMTHPLSAPQSKVVQQLLLALAAGKPDVAESELLKTANTEFELVPYKSITEIFNFEERPILNSLIVPGKSEGTWCLTEPKFKQSRQNGMGTGIF, encoded by the coding sequence ATGTCCAATCCAGAATCAGACCCATCTGAAAACTCTGAGCGAGAACCAGAACCAACACGAGAGAACGTAAACCCTCAATCGATAGAGGGACTGTTTTTGATTGCGTTGGAGAAGAAAACACCGGCAGAGCGTATTCAGTTTCTGGATGAAACGTGTGGTGATAATCTGGAACAGCGGCGTCGCGTTGAGGCGCTGCTTATGGCGTATGATGATGCGGGGAGTTTTCTGGAAAAATCCCCTCTGGGACCTGTGGACACCACCTCGTATCCGCTTGATTTTCTGACTCCTTCCGATGATCCAGATCTGCTGGGAACGCTGGGAGAGTATCAGATTCAAAAAGTCATCGGGCAGGGTGGGATGGGGATTGTGTTTCGCGCGCTGGATCCGAAATTGAACCGAATCGTGGCGATCAAGGTGATGTCGCCGCTATTGGCAGTGAATCCGAATGCCCGCAAACGGTTTCTCCGCGAAGCACAGGCTGCTGCAGCAGTGAGTCATCCGCATATTGTAACGATTCATGCCGTCGATGAAGCACAGTTGCCTTATCTTGTCATGGAATTTGTGGTAGGCCAGTCGCTCCAGGAGAAACTCGATAAAGTTGGTTCACTGAAGGTGACGGAAATTCTGCGGATCGGAAGCCAGATTGCTGAGGGACTCGCCGCTGCTCACAAACAGGGATTGATTCACCGTGATATCAAACCAGCAAATATCTTGCTGGAGAATGGGGTGGAGCGGGTCAAGATCACCGATTTTGGCTTGGCGCGAGCCGTCGATGATGTGACGATCACGAAGACCGGCGAGGTCTCCGGCACGCCGCAGTATATGTCTCCCGAACAGGCATCGGGTGATCATGTCGATCAGCGGAGTGACCTTTTCAGCCTGGGGGCTGTCATGTATGCGATGTGTACGGGGCGGTCACCATTTCGGGCGAGTAATCTGGTGGCGGTCGTCCGCCGGGTTTGCGACGATACGCCGCGACCGATTCAGGACGTCAACGAAGAAATCCCGGACTGGCTGGTTGAAATTATCGACTGTCTATTGGAAAAGCGTCCTGAGAATCGTTTGCAGACCGCACATGAAGTTGCCGAATTGCTGGGAGCACATCTGGCCCACGTACAGCAGCCTGGTGCTGTTCCGCCAATGGAACGAAAGCCATCAAAGCCGCTACGTCAGCAAACAGAGGTACCGCAGAAAGCGGCCTTACCTGTGGCGAAACGAGAGGTTGAGGTTCCTTCTGCTATGGAGACCGATCCACGGGTTTTCATGCCAGTCGGACACGCCGTTTTATTTTTGGGGGGGATGATTGCGTTTTCAGAAGCGCATGCTCCGTTCTCATTTCTAATTAGTGCCGCGAGTAGTGTCTTCCTGGGGATCTTGATTGCTTTAGTTGTTTATGAGGCAGAACGTCGTCAGGCGATCCCATTTATGTCATTACGTATGTCCGATGCCCTTTCGCTGCCCGCTGCTTTTGCCGGCGGGACGTTACTGCTGCAGATGCTGTTTTATCTGGGAGTGATTCCCGATTTCCCAAGAGCGTTGCTCTATATTCTGTATACGATTGGTTTCACGATCTATTTTGTCGGAGGACTACGCAAACGTTATCCGAAATCGATGGAACCCGTTTTCAAATCAACTTCACCAGCGTCTCCCCTACCAGCAGAAACGGTCGCTGTAGAGAATCAACCGGTTGAATCCAAGGGTTCTGCTACCTCGGTCATGTTGGAACAAGGGAGCACACCGGCGGTTTACATTATTGCCATCGTGATCGCACTAGTACTGGGTATCGCCACCGGGTTTCAGCTGATCAGTCCCAGCACTCCCGAATCCTCAATGACGTATGAGGTTATGAACAAAATCGTCAAATTCACGCTGACATTGGTATTTATTCTGACAATTGCCTCAATCGTCTATTGGAATCGAGCAGATAAAAAACCACTTCCTTTTATTACTTGGTTCCTTTCAATGTTAGCGATGTTCATGACTTTGGGGGTGTCGTTTGTCACGACAGCGGTGATTCGTGCTGCACCATTTGGGACTAAATTTACTTCGCTGCACGGATCAATTTTGGCCGCGTCTGTGTTGGCGATACTGGCTGTGGCCGGGTTTGCGATTCGGGGGCACTGGCTGCATATTGCTTCGAAAGGGCCTGACTATGTCACGGCAGTGAAAGAAAAGGATGCCCGGACTCTGACCGGGACTGGCATTGGTATCTGGGGCTTGATGGTATTCTTTTACTGGATGTTTACGACCGGATTCTTCCAGCCGGCGTTCCTGGCAAACGATGATTGGCAGTTTTTACCGATTCTGATCTTTTCCCTGGTAGGTGGCCTGTTTGTCACAGCAGGATTCCTGATGGAACGTAGTCTGAAGCAGGATGGAAATGCGCCTGCCAGTTCAACGAGGGGAACGGTTTCCAGAGGGAACTCCCGCGGATCGGGGCTGGATCGGTCCGTTGCCTGGACCGGAAGCGTGCTGTTACTGTTGCCATTATTCATCTGGATGTATGGTACGGCGACTGGCAATCATTTTGCTGCGAACGTTCCCGAAATGACACTGGTGTCCTCTTTGTTTTTCATTCCGATTGGCTTTCTACTGATCGTGTGCGGGTTACAGAATCTGGTCAAACCGGGTTCCAAAACAGCGAAATTGGTTGACGGGCTGTTTCTGCTAGCTTGTGTTTTTGCGGGACCAGTGGGCATTTTGTTGTATATCGCGCGTTACATTAAACGGCGGGATGCGCTCGCTGAAGAAAAATCTGAGCAGATGCCTGTCGCTCCCAGTGATGACCTGTTTGTTCAAGAGAATCGGCGTTCCAATAAACGGGTCGTCCTGGGGGTTGTTTTGGGTATCGGTCTGTTAATGAGTATGGTCTTGTTTACGCAGATCTGGGTTCATCTGAATCGAGACGAGCAACTCTGGGCCAAGATCTGGGGTTTAAGACTGGCAGTGATCAGTGGCATGGTTGTTGCCGCCTATTTTATTAAGCGGAAAGCGGCTTCTGCGGCCATGAACAATCCCTGGAATATCATGGGCTGGGTGACTGCGGTTCTGGCGGGGTTGTTTACTCTGTCAATGCTGATGCAGGTGATTGAAAAGAATATCCCCGCTGCAAACAAGAAACAGCGGGTCTACGAGATTGATGGTCAGCAACCAATGGAAACGATCGTCTCACAGGAGACGGGGGAGAAGAGAGAAGTTTATGGTTCACGAGTGTTAGTTCAGAAAAATCAGTTAAACCAGCAGGCTTCTGAGGCAGGTAAAGAAAATCTCGGAGCGATTTTACTCGAAGGCCAAGAGCCCGGTTGGCGTGTGGGCATCTTTCCAGTGGATCCGATGCAAGTAAGACCGGCAGATGGTGTTTTCGGTTTTGCAGATCGATTTTTAACAGTGGACCCACTTCTGGTAGAGGTACCCGCCGGAATGTACCGCATTCGTATTTCCTGTGAGAACGCCGGTTGGGAAGTGGATGACGGAAATCCAAAATATGACCTGGCTGAAGTGGATGTCAAACCGGGGGCGATCGTGGTGCCGGTCAGGGTGGCACGCGACTATTCCCGACTGGCTGAAGCCCACCCGGACTGGTCCCAGGGAGGGCTGTTCAAATTTCGCTGGCTGGACTCAAAATTGGGTGGACTGCAGGTATTTACTTTGACCGCATCTCAAGCCAAAGTTGTGCAGGAACTGTTCAATGCGTATGCCGCCGATCAACCGGATGTTTATGAAAAAGTTTTGATGTTAGTCGTCCCGGCAGGCGAGGGGGGAGATTCCAACCAAACTCTGAAAGACGTTTTTAATGACGGACAGCATCCCGCCTGGAACAAACTCATTGTTCGGGGAAAAGATACGGGGACATTTCGGCTGGCGAAGCCTCTCACAATGCGACTGGCAAATTCGAATCCGTTTGGCGACGGTTTTCCCGGAGACACTAACCAGCAAGCAAAAAAGAGGGCAGCAGGGGGGGCACTCATATTTAGTACAGAGGAAGGATTGCGGGTGGATGTCAAACTGTCTGATGCTTCTAAAGAGACTGCAGCTAAAGCCTGGATGATGAAAAAGAATATGGCCGGCAAGTCTATTTTCGAAATGTCTTCCGGAAACTATGTGATTGAGGTTGTGAGTAATGCTGCGGGGTGGCAAATCGATCGACAGCCGGCGCATTATGTTGATTCGCAGGTGACTGTGAAGCCTGGCGAAGTCATTCAAAAAACGATCCGACATAATTTCCAGAAACTCGCGGAGCAGCACCCCGACTGGTCTAAGGGAGACCGTTTTCAATTCCTCTGGCCTGAGCCCAAGGAAGGGGGACGCATGACTCATCCTCTCTCCGCGCCTCAGTCGAAGGTCGTGCAGCAATTACTGCTGGCATTGGCTGCAGGAAAACCAGATGTAGCAGAGTCGGAATTACTCAAGACAGCGAATACTGAATTTGAACTCGTGCCGTACAAATCCATAACAGAAATATTCAACTTTGAAGAGCGTCCGATATTGAATTCATTGATCGTACCCGGAAAAAGCGAAGGAACCTGGTGCCTGACAGAGCCTAAGTTTAAGCAATCACGTCAGAATGGTATGGGCACAGGAATATTCTGA
- a CDS encoding arylsulfatase — translation MPNLRSRRLNVFLCLFFILCIQTTFLQAAEKPNIILIMCDDMGFSDIGCYGGEVETPNLNRLAREGMRFTQFYNNAKCTTTRASILTGLYPRFGKGGHLRQNMVTLGEAMKVAGYQTGLSGKWHLMRTKGYAKSKYPGGWIDRYDKTTHPFFRGFDSYYGVLDGCCNFFDPTISDPPYKRAGIRSFGQDDKAVTEFKDGYYTTDAFTDHTLGMIQRYSKADKPFFIHLCYTAPHYPLHAKPKDIAKYVGKFKMGWDQMRKDRWKRLQEMGLAGKNWSLSEGDSRTYDWETADHEFEDLRMAVYAAMIDCMDQNIGRIMTTLKETGQLDNTLVLFLSDNGGCSEEPGGRDPKVRRPGPKDDYVAVGPSWGWAQNSPFRRYKSWVHEGGISTPCIAWWPGHIPADTINRSPAHIIDLMPTFLEMAGTDYPKTYQGHELLPLEGKSMLSLLKGEAKTLHDSLAWYWSGNRALRQGPWKLVWDTQVKEWELYDISADRCETNNLAAQHPDRVKQMAQDWFAWADKVELKSKLKGKK, via the coding sequence ATGCCGAATTTGCGCTCTCGCCGACTTAATGTCTTTCTGTGTCTGTTCTTCATCCTCTGCATACAGACAACGTTTCTCCAGGCGGCAGAGAAGCCAAATATCATTCTGATCATGTGCGATGATATGGGGTTCTCTGATATCGGTTGTTACGGCGGGGAAGTCGAGACGCCGAACCTGAATCGACTGGCCCGTGAAGGGATGCGGTTTACTCAGTTCTACAACAACGCCAAATGCACGACCACACGTGCTTCCATTCTGACGGGCCTGTATCCCCGCTTTGGCAAAGGGGGACATCTAAGGCAGAACATGGTCACACTGGGCGAGGCGATGAAAGTAGCCGGCTACCAGACGGGGCTCAGTGGGAAATGGCATCTGATGCGAACGAAAGGTTATGCGAAAAGCAAGTATCCCGGTGGCTGGATTGATCGCTATGACAAAACGACACATCCTTTTTTTCGCGGCTTTGATTCCTATTACGGCGTCTTAGACGGCTGCTGCAATTTCTTTGACCCGACGATTTCTGATCCGCCGTACAAACGGGCCGGCATTCGTAGTTTCGGGCAGGATGACAAAGCGGTCACCGAATTCAAGGACGGCTATTATACGACGGACGCATTTACTGATCACACGCTGGGAATGATTCAGCGTTACAGTAAAGCAGACAAACCGTTTTTTATTCATCTGTGTTATACGGCCCCGCATTATCCGCTGCATGCGAAGCCGAAAGACATCGCAAAGTATGTCGGCAAATTCAAAATGGGCTGGGATCAGATGCGGAAGGATCGCTGGAAACGTCTGCAGGAAATGGGGCTGGCGGGGAAGAACTGGTCGCTTTCCGAAGGGGACAGCCGGACGTACGACTGGGAAACGGCGGATCATGAATTTGAAGATCTGCGCATGGCCGTCTATGCGGCCATGATTGACTGTATGGATCAGAACATCGGTCGAATCATGACGACTCTCAAAGAGACCGGACAGTTGGACAATACGCTGGTGTTGTTTCTCTCTGATAACGGTGGTTGCAGTGAGGAGCCCGGCGGACGTGATCCGAAGGTTCGCAGACCGGGGCCGAAAGACGACTATGTCGCCGTGGGACCCTCCTGGGGTTGGGCACAGAATTCACCGTTTCGCCGTTATAAGTCGTGGGTGCATGAAGGGGGCATTTCGACTCCCTGTATCGCGTGGTGGCCGGGGCATATTCCCGCGGATACGATCAACCGGAGCCCGGCTCATATTATCGATCTGATGCCGACTTTTCTGGAGATGGCAGGAACGGACTATCCCAAGACCTATCAGGGACATGAGCTTTTGCCTCTGGAGGGAAAAAGCATGCTCTCTCTCTTAAAGGGGGAAGCAAAAACGCTGCACGATTCACTGGCATGGTACTGGTCGGGAAACCGAGCATTGCGGCAGGGACCGTGGAAACTGGTCTGGGATACGCAGGTTAAAGAATGGGAACTGTATGATATCAGCGCCGACCGGTGCGAGACGAACAATCTGGCAGCACAACATCCGGACCGTGTGAAACAAATGGCACAAGACTGGTTTGCCTGGGCTGACAAGGTGGAGTTGAAATCGAAGTTGAAAGGGAAGAAATAG
- a CDS encoding polysaccharide deacetylase family protein, with protein sequence MRITFLLLCFSLLSVHASATEKTTTRKPLPSAGVVLTFDDRNMNQWVKQIPLFQKYDAKVTFFVDHFHTLKPQQIVALKQLQAAGHAIGCHGVKHRKAVDFVREHGIERYLQDEINPAVKRMTDAGIKPTAFAYPSSSRNEEIDQALLKTFRHLRGGTGLAPNQRMRDLKPIFVPVDQIQQTGCLIGTGIDYADTEKRPHYLTEVKDAMDHAKQRGEIVIFYAHNISDNGPGHHLSPKALEEILAHAQQINLPTLTYDDLP encoded by the coding sequence ATGCGAATTACATTCCTGCTCCTTTGTTTTTCTCTGCTTTCGGTGCATGCATCTGCAACTGAGAAAACGACCACTCGGAAACCTCTTCCTTCAGCGGGTGTCGTCCTGACGTTTGATGATCGTAATATGAATCAATGGGTCAAACAGATCCCCCTGTTCCAGAAGTACGATGCCAAAGTGACCTTCTTTGTCGATCACTTCCACACTCTCAAGCCACAACAAATCGTTGCACTCAAGCAACTGCAGGCAGCCGGCCATGCAATTGGCTGCCATGGCGTCAAACATCGTAAAGCAGTCGACTTCGTCCGAGAGCACGGCATCGAACGATATCTGCAGGACGAAATCAACCCTGCGGTAAAGCGTATGACCGACGCCGGCATAAAGCCGACTGCGTTCGCTTATCCCAGCAGTTCCCGAAACGAAGAAATCGATCAGGCATTACTCAAAACATTCCGTCATCTCCGCGGCGGCACCGGCTTGGCCCCGAACCAACGCATGCGTGATCTCAAACCGATTTTTGTTCCTGTCGATCAGATCCAACAGACCGGTTGTCTAATTGGCACCGGCATCGATTACGCCGACACCGAGAAACGTCCCCACTATCTGACCGAAGTCAAAGACGCGATGGATCATGCCAAACAACGAGGCGAGATCGTCATCTTCTACGCCCACAACATTAGTGACAATGGCCCCGGCCATCACCTGTCCCCTAAGGCACTTGAAGAGATTCTGGCACACGCCCAACAGATCAATCTGCCCACCTTAACCTACGACGACCTGCCGTAA
- a CDS encoding sigma-70 family RNA polymerase sigma factor → MQDVTRILQAMESGDVAATDQLLPIVYAELRKLAGNKLSHEAPGQTLTATALVHEAYLRLMGSEGEEQQWDHRGHFFAAAAESMRRILIENARRKKRVKHGGEHDRVDLPEIAAPALDQADDLLELDAALTKFAQESPEKAELVKLRYFAGLSEQEAAEVLGISRATAARHWAYSRAWLFSKIKSDKDQTV, encoded by the coding sequence ATGCAGGACGTCACACGCATATTACAGGCAATGGAGTCGGGCGATGTCGCTGCCACCGATCAACTATTGCCGATCGTGTATGCGGAACTGCGGAAACTGGCGGGGAATAAGCTTTCTCACGAAGCACCCGGGCAAACGTTGACGGCGACGGCGCTTGTGCATGAGGCCTATCTGCGACTTATGGGTAGTGAAGGCGAAGAACAACAATGGGATCATCGAGGACATTTCTTTGCCGCAGCTGCAGAATCGATGCGACGCATTTTGATTGAGAATGCACGTCGGAAAAAACGAGTCAAGCATGGCGGCGAACACGACCGTGTTGATCTTCCGGAAATCGCCGCACCGGCTCTAGATCAAGCAGATGATCTGTTGGAGTTGGATGCCGCGCTCACCAAATTCGCACAGGAAAGCCCGGAGAAAGCCGAACTGGTGAAGCTGCGCTACTTTGCGGGTCTGAGTGAACAGGAAGCAGCTGAAGTACTGGGAATTTCACGGGCAACCGCGGCACGTCACTGGGCATATTCACGAGCCTGGTTATTTTCTAAAATCAAATCAGACAAAGATCAAACTGTTTAG
- a CDS encoding transposase, whose translation MIFVDRHGTPVAIDTESASRSEVKLIEPLLAKNTLQNRQPERLVYDKAADSDPLRKRLMENKIDLICPHRKSRVKPPTQDGRKLPRFKRRWIVERSIAWLHNYRRIVTRWEYHDYLYESFVILGCLFTLLKRF comes from the coding sequence ATGATCTTCGTCGATCGTCACGGGACACCTGTGGCGATCGACACAGAATCGGCCAGCCGTAGCGAAGTCAAGTTGATCGAGCCGCTTCTTGCAAAAAACACATTGCAAAATCGACAACCCGAGCGACTGGTTTATGACAAAGCCGCCGATTCGGACCCGTTGCGCAAACGGCTGATGGAAAATAAGATCGATCTGATCTGCCCGCATCGAAAATCGAGAGTCAAACCGCCGACGCAAGACGGTCGAAAGCTCCCACGCTTCAAACGACGTTGGATTGTGGAACGCAGTATTGCCTGGCTCCACAACTATCGTCGCATTGTCACGCGCTGGGAATATCACGATTACCTCTACGAAAGCTTTGTAATTCTTGGGTGTTTATTTACACTATTAAAAAGGTTTTGA
- a CDS encoding alpha-ketoglutarate-dependent dioxygenase AlkB has translation MTSSIDEVEGFVLQDDYLSEAEEAALIDWIDQQPWDTTLRRRVQHYGYRYDYTSRDIDSALFLGELPGPLGDLAGRLVDEGVLKTIPDQVIINEYEPGQGIAAHVDCVPCFGPQIASISLGAHVGMDFIRVKDQVKISQTLKARSLLVFSDVARYEWKHGIAARKSDLIDGKRVPRGRRISLTFRFVLKD, from the coding sequence ATGACAAGCTCAATTGATGAGGTGGAAGGTTTTGTACTGCAGGATGATTATCTGTCTGAAGCAGAAGAGGCAGCGTTGATTGACTGGATCGATCAGCAGCCATGGGATACGACACTCAGGCGGCGTGTGCAGCATTATGGGTATCGCTATGACTATACTTCACGGGATATCGATTCGGCATTGTTTCTGGGTGAACTCCCGGGACCTCTCGGAGATCTGGCAGGGCGTCTCGTTGATGAGGGGGTTCTCAAAACGATTCCTGATCAGGTGATTATTAATGAGTATGAGCCAGGACAGGGGATTGCGGCACATGTGGATTGTGTGCCTTGTTTTGGTCCGCAGATCGCCAGTATCAGCCTGGGGGCGCATGTCGGTATGGATTTTATACGAGTCAAGGATCAGGTGAAAATCAGTCAGACATTGAAGGCCCGCAGCCTGCTGGTTTTCAGCGATGTGGCTCGTTATGAGTGGAAGCATGGAATCGCCGCCAGAAAATCGGATTTAATCGACGGGAAACGAGTGCCTCGGGGAAGACGGATCTCATTGACGTTTCGGTTTGTGTTGAAGGACTGA
- a CDS encoding twin-arginine translocation signal domain-containing protein has product MSQSKRTQTRRDFLKTTAAGTTVALFGAPAIHAGTKTDSRIVLGSGDYQYEVQHNCVKLPSKFTWQTTHNVAVDKDGFLYVIHEGRANQTDHPSIFVFDPNGKYVRSFGKQFQGGGHGLEVRQEGNEQFVYVTAYQHLKTFAKLDLKGETVWQKYAPMESKVYAEGEAEHPKKVWGRDRFLPTNFAFHNDGGFYLADGYGAYQIHRYDKDGKWQFAFGGKGKEDGKFNLPHGLWIDDRPGRDASVVVADRANARLQWFTLDGKHLETMTGFILPANLDTHKEVLLVPDLASRITLLGPDNKVIAHLGQDPEWEKVMKSAKPRMRETPDKWQAGRFVHPHDACFDQDGNIFVAEWVATGRITKLKRLG; this is encoded by the coding sequence ATGAGTCAATCGAAACGGACACAAACACGTCGCGACTTTTTGAAAACCACTGCAGCCGGGACGACGGTTGCTCTGTTTGGCGCTCCCGCAATTCACGCCGGCACTAAAACGGACTCGCGAATTGTGCTCGGTTCAGGTGACTATCAATACGAAGTCCAGCACAACTGTGTCAAATTACCATCTAAGTTCACCTGGCAGACAACGCACAATGTCGCCGTGGATAAAGACGGTTTCCTGTATGTGATCCATGAAGGCCGCGCCAATCAGACAGATCACCCTTCCATTTTCGTCTTTGATCCGAACGGAAAATATGTCCGTTCATTCGGCAAACAGTTTCAGGGAGGTGGTCACGGTCTGGAAGTCCGCCAGGAAGGCAATGAACAGTTTGTCTACGTCACCGCCTATCAGCACCTGAAGACCTTCGCCAAGCTCGACCTGAAAGGGGAAACCGTCTGGCAGAAATATGCACCGATGGAATCCAAAGTGTATGCGGAAGGCGAAGCCGAACACCCGAAAAAAGTCTGGGGCCGTGATCGATTTCTGCCGACTAACTTTGCCTTTCACAATGACGGCGGGTTTTATCTGGCCGATGGTTACGGTGCCTACCAGATCCACCGCTACGACAAAGACGGCAAGTGGCAGTTCGCCTTCGGTGGAAAAGGCAAGGAAGACGGCAAATTCAATCTGCCGCACGGCCTCTGGATTGATGACCGTCCGGGAAGGGACGCCTCGGTCGTCGTCGCCGACCGGGCCAATGCCCGCCTGCAGTGGTTCACACTCGACGGGAAACATCTGGAAACCATGACCGGCTTCATCCTACCAGCCAACCTGGATACACACAAAGAAGTTCTACTCGTCCCTGACCTGGCATCGCGTATTACGCTCCTGGGGCCCGATAACAAAGTTATCGCGCATCTGGGTCAGGACCCGGAATGGGAAAAAGTGATGAAATCTGCCAAACCCCGCATGCGGGAAACACCAGACAAATGGCAGGCCGGCCGCTTCGTACATCCACATGACGCCTGTTTTGACCAGGACGGCAATATTTTTGTCGCCGAATGGGTCGCCACAGGACGCATCACGAAACTGAAACGACTCGGCTAG